CCAAACCTCCACAAACTCCCTGTAAACTCCGGCCTTTGCCCAACACCCAGGGAGTCGGCAATGTCGGGTTCGATCCTTTATATCCACGGCTTCAACAGCGCCCCAGCATCGACCAAAGCCTGCCAACTGGTCGACGTGATGGCACGCCTGGGCCTGAGCAACCAGTTGCGGGTGCCCGCCTTGCACCACCACCCCCGCCAAGCCATCGGTCAGCTGGAACAGGCGATTGCAGAACTGGAGCGGCCGCTGCTGGTCGGCAGCTCGCTCGGCGGCTACTATGCGACTCACTTGGCCGAGCGCCACGGGCTCAAAGCCCTGCTGGTCAATCCTGCCGTGAGCCCGCATCGGATGTTCGACGGCTACCTGGGCACGCAGAAGAATTTATACACCGACGAAACCTGGGAATTGACCCACGACCACGTGACGGCCCTGGCCGAGCTGGAAGTGCCGGCGCCCCGGGATCCGCAGCGGTTTCAGGTATGGTTGCAAACCGGTGACGAAACGCTGGATTATCGCCACGCCCAGCAGTATTACCGCGCCTGCGCCTTGCGCATCCAGGCCGGCGGCGACCACAGTTTCCAAGGGTTTGCCCAGCAGTTGCCGGCACTGT
This is a stretch of genomic DNA from Pseudomonas marvdashtae. It encodes these proteins:
- a CDS encoding YqiA/YcfP family alpha/beta fold hydrolase — translated: MSGSILYIHGFNSAPASTKACQLVDVMARLGLSNQLRVPALHHHPRQAIGQLEQAIAELERPLLVGSSLGGYYATHLAERHGLKALLVNPAVSPHRMFDGYLGTQKNLYTDETWELTHDHVTALAELEVPAPRDPQRFQVWLQTGDETLDYRHAQQYYRACALRIQAGGDHSFQGFAQQLPALLSFAGIGADLYQAIDFTSL